The Tetrapisispora phaffii CBS 4417 chromosome 5, complete genome genome segment GCCTTTATTTGGTCAACAGTATCTCTCTTGTCCgaaatttggaaaatacACGAACTTTCAAAACTGTTCTAGTAAGTGTCAAGATATTTAGTCACGTGATTGACTGGCTATTTGAGTTAACGTGTCACTGTATAACAACAGACTGTCGTTTTTGTAATGAGATTAATCATAGTTTAGTAGTGGGCCTGAGCATATCTTGTCCAAGGTTAAATTGATTGCTGACACTGATGTGCTGCGTATATGAAAACGAAACTGGTTTATATCcattagaaaattatgaGATTTTGGAAATATATACGTGATCCATGCcaaattatttatgataAGTATGAGTAGTTTAAACTATGGTTGTTTACTTTTGAAAGTCATCCAATGCGTCGCTTGAGTTAGCTAAATATGATGAGACAGGAGTGGAGTTATGACTGTTTTGGTAGTTGTAAGATTTTACATTAAtatatgaagaaaataattcattctTATCATCAGAATTGATAGGGTCAACACtgtcattatcattatcatcagTTGCTTGATATTGGAACATATTCACTGGTGAAGATGGTATTGTCCTTTGcttctttatattattgttcaCTTCATATTCCAATTCACTTTCGCACGGACGTTTTGATGTGACATTGATGgaatttacaaaattgTCTGAGATTTCTACTGATTTTTCACCATCAGGAGAATTAATTACTGAAGTTGGAGCAAACACAATTGAAGTATTATCAACATCATTAGAATTATCTAAATCTGCGTTTATGTTACCATTATTATGTTGTTTCGTCATAGGAGAGGTCCTACCAATTTCATTCGTTACTGCAGTCTGCATGTCTACTGCCTGAACTTCAAAATCATTAGAATTAGGGAAATCATTATCTAATTCCTCTGTTTGATTAGTATTGCAAGCGTTGGCATCGTTAGGTGTGGTAAAAAGAGCGTTGACATTGAcagattcattattaataatcGATGAGTTGAAAATATCATAATCATCTAACCAATCTAAatctttcttcaaattgAAATCAGGTGAggttaataaattaaaagcATTAGCATTACTGTTCATATTAATTGCAGAACTGTTAGGTTTTCCATTAAGAGTTGAAGGTTGAATATTTTCCTTGTCTGCTTCCAGTGAATTttgttcttcaaaattagtGACTTTCTTCAAATTACTACTTAGTTTATTATTGGCAAAATTAGCAATATCAccaaaatcaattgaattttttctatgaatttgatttatatttttagtaGATTTTTCCTTAAACGTAGCAGATGCAAAATTTGATTCCATTATTACGGGTGTTGTGTTCATTCTGTGAGCTCTGGTAGCGGTGTTAGGATTTGGActtttaacaaattttgtggtcttttttttctttaacaTAAAATCAAACCTTTTACTAACtgaatcattaattttaacCTTACTATTTATGTTTACACGTCCCTTTTGGCTATTGTTGGTTGGTTGATTACATGAATTCTTGGTTTCATTTTGTTTGTCAGCcatataaattttatgtGCAATAGAACTTGCAGGTAAAGCTTGCCCAGGAACTTGCATTGGGTTCCATATTGGTAATGATTGTGTCCTTATGGCCTTTGGAGCAGGTTTAGGATTCGTTTGTCTTTTTACTGCTGATCGTACTCCTTTTACAGCTGGTTTGACGTATTTTGTAGCTGCAGGTTTAACTGTTTGtttaaagatttttgaaaattgtaattttatttcCAAAGTTTCTATGCTAACATTATCCTTTAGTTTACCCAttagtttattattacctTTTTTGCTGGAATTTATGTAGgatttttttaacaaagATGCAAAGTTAGAGCAAACGCTCCCTATTACAATtaattcatcttcatcttcattttctatCGCAGAACTTTTAACCATAAGTTCTTTATTCTCTTTCTGAGATCGTATTTTCGATAAGAAACCTAAGCTCACTAAAGGTTCTCCAATTTCACAAACatctttataatatatattgtaatcGAACCCCTGTGTTTCCACTTTATGGTCTATTAATTCTGGTGAACTTTCGTAAATTTCATCTAAAACATCATGTAGTGGCACAGCACCAATTTTAGAATTGattgtttcattattatctcCACCGCTGTTTAATGCGACAGTCATTACTTGAACTTCTTTAGAAGTCTTGGATCTTGAGAGGTATGTGGTTACGATGGATTCACTATTTTCTAAAGAATatagaatttttaaattcatataAACTGATTCAGACATAACGATTTAAATGATTGTGATTGCCTGGCTATATCGACACGCTGATGCTACTATTTCTTTTACCTCGACCAATAGCCCTTAACTtactattttaaataaaaacgAATCTAGtctcttatatatatgttgCATAGTTGATTTAAGAGAGtattaaaaacaaatatacttattcattaataaaaattttatataagaaataaattatttaagtaAGGTTTAATGGATTTGTTAGATAGCAACTTAGTAAAACACCTcatacaaaaaaaaaaatctgCATTGCATCCTTGGGAGTAATCGTTCCCTCCCTTGTAAGTTAGTGAAGTTAATTAGATTTAGAACTATAGATTGAATTGATTACTTCTTGTCATTATTATGATTTATAGattaaaaagataataatgatgttTATTTCGTGACATCGAAAAATTTTGACGCGTTTGCTTTTAAGTGATTTTGTCAATTTCGAGTTGCTTCTGCGCGTATTCTCTGTTATtcttaaaaattatataaatgttCTTTTGGTTTCGTGTAAGTGCTCCAGGTGAGTATAGAAAGCAAAAGTACCTAGAAACTTGTTTGTAAAGAATTTGGTGCTGAGTCTCTGATTTGGGACAAAGCTATATCATGGGTCGGCTAGAAGGGAACTGCAAGGATAGTAAATTTATAATCTCCATGCCGTTTCCCAGTATAACTGggaaagagaaagaatGGTATCGAGCCTTTCGACTTTGCGATGAGCTAGGAATACTAGTTAGAAGAATGTTAACTTAAGTTATTGGTTAGTTCAGAATGAATGGTATTAATCTTCGAAGCAGCTGATCTACTGTGTCCTTTCCATGTTCTGAACGTATGTGTATTGTTTTATCTGTTCTTTTTTGTGTCCGATATCATCACATTAGTCTAACCTGTCAATGGTTTGCCATTTAAGATCATATGTTTGGATCTATATGGAATGGTAATTAGTAGATTATGTATGCGGTCTTGGAGCAGATAATTAAATTGGGATGACCGTCTGGTGCAAGTTCTGAGtatcatttattttcacCGAAGTATGGTCATATCCGTCGATGATGAAATGCTAATAATTGTGACGAATAGGGGTGCATAAAGTGTAGGTGCTTTCATAGCTATGTCAAGTTAcgaataatattatctgtTCACAACTCATATGTCTATAGGTGGGCGTGCTCTTCCCAGTAAACTGCTGAGAATTACAATAAACACTGTTACATAAAAACGACTcgttattttaatattatctaaCTAATTTCTTGTAATaagatttcaaaagttttCCTAAAAGAATGAACTTTCCAactaatatttaatatcgatcagaagaaaaagaaaaccCATTTGATCTCGTTATACTCTTGAAAGCAATCTTTGTCTTATCCAGTTCAGCAATTCAACGAGTCATACCCCATAAACGATACCTCTATGAACAACAAAGTACACTTAAATTCACTGACACCTGTTTTTACTGACACCCAGAGTTTTACTGACACCTCCCCTGTTTCAGATCACTGCACACGAACCCATTGTTATATTTCCTATTTCCTCTGGCACTTTCTAGCAAGTGCCAGAATCTTGTCAGAGAGCATCGCAGAGTTTCGCTTCTGAAAAATAGAATGGGTTCTAAGAAAAGGTCGCATGGATGGCattacaaaaaaacaatCGAGATAGTGACAGAGTAACGACGCAGCAGCGGAAAtccaaatgaaaaaatgaaagaaaaagaaaaaaaatgaaatgtcgtaagaaattgatttaaGTGAACTGAAtaaaaagatttaaaacatatataaaagagaTGAGATGACTTGTTATTAAAGGAAATTGAATCGCTTCAGTATGTTCAATATTAGGTATTGAGCTTCGAGTGAGTAGAAATAGCTACACATATCACCATATATTACTTAACCCATTAAAAAATGTCCACTTTTGACGCCGAAAATGCTGATAATTTAGAGGATATCGAAAAACAATttgctgttgttgctgtCGAACAAGCTGAAACTTATTGGAAGTTATTGACCAAGATTCCTGGTTCCAAACTGAAATTGACCAGTATGGATGATGAAATCTACACTAATTTCATGGAGAAGTTTCCAGAATACAAAGACCTTGAAAGACTAAGGAAGTTCGAAGAATCAGAATTGAAATCTAAGGATGCCAAGGAAAGATGGAGATTGTTCTGTAACGAATACGAGAAATCTGTTGAGGATTACAATTTTGGTACTCTACTGAGAACTGATGCTAGTCAAGAATACGGTCAATTTTCTACTATTTTCGCCGTTagaattcaattttatgcTTTTGAAATCGCAAGAAATAGACATGGTTTGAATGACTGGATTGTTGGTAAATAAGTTGCCAAAAAAagcaaataaaaattaaatatcaattaaaatttatcatatatacatacatttCTATTAGGATTATGTTTAATTTCATAACCAAACAATGAATAACATatgttttataatttgattatCACTATTTGATATAATCTCTGAAACAATTTCAAGTCCAAATTAAAACTCAAAATCACTTTTCTATCTTGATTGGGTATTTGAATCGGTATGATTGTGCGATTGTGAATGGGAATGGTCGTGCGAGTGAGATTGATCAGCACAACTATCCATATTATGTGAGTGTGCTACTGACTCTAATGTTGCCTTAGTCGTATCTGATCCCAGTAAATCATTGTCATACGAAAGTTCGCCATCTAAATGGGTATGGGATAAAATGTCACCATGGTAATGATCATGGAAATTCTTAGCTTCTTCTAACTCCTCTTTTTCttgctttcttttttcttctatTTGTTCTGTTGTCAAAGGAATgatttcatcttcaaacTCAACATCTAGCTTAATAATGTCTGAGAAATCCTTACTTAAAGCTTTTctcaaatatttgataatattttcaccTTCCCTCATGCTTAAAACATTATCCCATTTTTGTGCTGGAACTTCTAAAGTTAGTTTAACATGATAGTATGGTCCAGATGCTAATATATCTAGAGCTTTAATCTGATAAGGTTTACCTGAGTTGTTATTCGAAATCAAGTTTTTTAAACTCTCGTTAATGCCAGCTTTGATTTCTATATAACGTTCTTCATCATGGGAAATCGATTTATCTATTAGTTCTTTAACTGAACTCATCATGCCCGTTGCACCTGCTTTTATAACCAACCCAGAAACAAGTAAACCTCCTACAGCATCCAATGATACTATGTTAAAGAAGTATCCAGATGTGATTGTCACTAATGCCACGAGTGACGTTAATGAATCCACACGATGATGCCAAGCATTTGCTAATAAGACGTTAGAATTTGTTTGAATTGCAACTTTTTTCGTTGCCTGGAATATCCATTCTTTGGCAACAATTGATGCAGCAGCAATCCAAGCGGCATTTACATTAGTCACATCATCAATACTAGTGTGCGAATGAACGTGAACGTGGCCAATCAATGAAGTAATTGTTTCTATAACGGTAGCTGGAATTAATGGCCCAACGATTGATGTGAATGAGGCCCAACCAATAGATACACCGGCAAAAGTTAAAATGGAAGATACTGCCAGAGATCCAATTGTTTCTATCTTACCATTACCATTAGGATATTCTGGAGTTGGTTTTGTCTTCGCAAAACCAACAGAGAATAACGTCAAGAAGTCTGAAACAACATCACTCAATGCATGAACAGAATCCGCTATCAGAGCTTGTGAATGGAACATAATACCACCTAAAAATTTACCACATGTCATTCCTACATTAATCCCCAAACCAATCCATGTGATTCTAACCCCCggattttttttaaattgttcTGTGCTTACCACTAACAATGGGTTAGCGGCTTTGTGTGTATGACTATGTCCTAGTGAATGACTGGCATGTTCATGTTCATGTTTATGTAGAATATCTCGTTTATTTgaatctttattattttttgattcaCTGTCTAATTTGGAGATTAAATGAAATGACCTGTTTAAACCTCTACTATACTTTAACAAATCTCGAGAGAGGAGAAGTACTGATGGTCGTAATGCAAAGAGGTAAGGGTTACTTTTGTTTAGAACTTTTACATTCATACATACCAATTGTTCAAAGCCACTATTGCAGAGACCTACCttattcattataatttatcaatttttttgtttatttatataatcgGTTAACTTATATGAATTATTCTATTGGAAAGCTATACGACGACTTTCTTTGCAGCAGTAATGTAGTTCATGTATTAGATTAATGACTGGAGAGGaacaataaaacaaaatcaatataatCTTGATTTTAAAACGCTAAAAGTTTGTCTCCACTTTATATGATACGATATATCTCAATATATTAGTTATTTATAGCATTGTTACATTCCtttcaaattaattattaacaattatttaaaattattttcttgaGCTTTTTTATATACGAATTAAATTGATCTGAAAAATTGAGATGAGGCCCGTAACAATTAGAGTCGTTGTAGCTTTAAAAAAACTCTTCAGATTTTTGAcgtaatatatataagtcATGTATAGATattttctatatataaCGAATTGAGATTTTATACAGACAGTTAAAAAACTAAGTTGGATGGCATCAATTTTGTGATTTGGTGACTTGTGGGCGAATTTAACATCATTACGTTGACACTTTTGCCTgacaataaaaacaattatacATATTCCTGTCATGTTCTAAGAAGCTTCGTAGGTTCTTTTGTATGACTGTCAcaagatattttttgagTTACAACGGTCATTAACTATTacaattttgaataaactatactcatatatacacaatttatttttataatttatatcattaatgTCTCtcaatgaaaatatcatattGAGCATCATGTTGccattattaatttcataaCGACGTTAAATCTTTTCCTCATGCACTATTTTTTTGTCTACTGTCACTTCAAAGGGCCTTTCTACTAATCTATCATATGATGGAAGATTagaattttctttaatcaTCTTTTCTGTACCGCTTGAATTATATCCtgttataatattttgtcCAGgtttttggaaattttgGAAAGTACTCATTTCCAATATACTGTATCTTTCCCagatttttttaatgagTGGgtcattaaaaataactCGCGATCCAATGATTTTTCGTAAAGTGAATTTCAATTCTGCTACAGTTATCTCCTCTTTAACATtgtcattttcatcaaacAGATGTGATCtaacaaattttttaaattttattatatccAAGTACATATCGATCAGTTGCATTAATGCTATACGATCAGAGATAACTTTCAAATTGATacttgaaattattaatgcCTCAATCATCTCAAATGTTAACGTGAAACGCTGCGTAAAAAATCCACTATTGTTATCCAAATTACATAATGcacaaatgaaaatatcatcTGTGTTCGTTGGTAAATTCCATTGTCCTTCATTAATACAAGATTTATGGTACCAATCTTTGCATATCTCACATTCTATCATCGTACCACCTTTGTCACCATCTCTACAATAGCAATATGTTGCCGAAGTTTCTATGATATCGTTAGGGTTTGCTAATCTTTTGAGTTTGTTCTCATAAGTATCACTAGAAATATCTAAAGCCTTTTTAATTCTCAAATGGTACTTGtccaattttttatttgtcgattttgataaatcaaGGGACCATGTTTTTGCATTTTTACAGGcatcatttaataatttcacaCCCGAAAAATCTGATACATTTGCTCTCAAATCTTTCTCTGAACCgttgaaatattgaaatatctcATATccaatattatcatcacCGTAGATTATCCTTAATATATcgttctttttttcttcattaacATTTAATAACTTATTAATTGGTGTAAATTCCAATTCAATGTCAGAAATTCTagtgataatattttgaatcaatCTTAACATAGTGGCACCAATTGGTAAATTACCTTCTTTTGCTCTTtcaatgatatttttcaagATCTCAATGGAAATTTTACTATGCTGTTTTTTAGGTTTAAACTGTTTTGATAACAATCCAATTAATTCATTAGTTTTCAGTATAATATTCTTAACATTTTCCAATCTTTCAACATCTTCAACATTACAACATTGTACCccaaaattgaaaaattgtaaCAGAGATTTTACAGTAAAAATTTCAGATGCATAGTTTATTTCATCATCTACTTttagaatatatttattgtaaGAATCAACCCATTCTAAACTGTGTATTTTATCAGCAACTGTCTTCAATAACGAATGTTTTATTGGTACTTCAAATGATTTGATATATACttcttttaaagtttttaaatcatttgtTGATAGTGCCTGTATGCTATTGCttgttaattttaaaatccTTTGATATATATGGTTAGTTTGTTCCATTTCTGGAAAGTAAAAAGAACATGTAGAAAATGAATCTTTCACCTTTTCCAATTTTAGTAATAACTTATCATTATCAGGAActgttaatatttttagttttatattatcacCAAACTGTATCGCATCATTAATCATGGAAATATTCTGAAGTTTCGATAATATTGCTTTTGTCTCTGCCACTAATATTTCGCACTCCTTGATGATTGTcttatcaaaatatttctcaATAATTTCTGGATCATATTTTGAGACTAAGTCTTTCATTTCATGAAATGGTACTTTCTTGTTGACATATTTGCtgttaattaaattaaataaatttatctcAAAAGTATCCTCAAGAAGCTTGGCAGTTTTAGTAGTGTTCTGGGCTTCACTAAAGCATAACAATTGAGTAAGTGCATCATCATCATGGGATAGATGTAATGAAATTGACAAATCTTTTTGTGATTTGTTTGAATCATTTGAAAACAATTCGTCTCCTTTTAAAGATAGAAACTCCCTTAGAGAAATTGACATGCAATCATAATCATCAGAAATTACAACTTTGGAGAAGCCTGTCGACTCTAGTGATAAATCTGATATAAAGTCAAATTTGTCTATGCGTTCATGTGTAGTACCATGTTTCGACCTAAACATTGATCGATTATGGAGTTCCTCTCTGATGATTTTCCCTAATAAATCAGACGACTGAAACCGAAGCtctaaattattgaatgcTATATTGGAGAGGAATTGTGTCATGTACATAGAGggtaaaatatttctatttGATAACCATTGTTCACCTTCAATCGAGTTTTTCAACCATGATTTTGGTGCAAATAAAGCATTCTCTGATAGATAGAATCCAGTACCATAAGATGATGAATAACTTTTAGGAAACTGGAAAATAAAGGACCCTTCATCTTGAGCTATTTTTTTCAAGTTAATGCCATTATCCTTTAAAAAGCGAGATTTTAAGTATAAATCATTTGGTAACAAACCCAAATTTGTTGACTTAattgtttcattatttagTATTGAGTGAACATTTTTCCTTTTACTACCAAATATAACGGGGTTATCATCGTTAGTCTCtagaaaatttttataaaactCAGAAGACTTAAAATTTTCCTCAATCTCATTGGGTAAAAGATTCCTTACATTGAAAGTATTAAATGGTCGAGATTCATTAATAGTTTTTATTAACGTCtcgaatttttcaatttcagaTGGGGGGATCACATACCATAATTTAGTCGACCCAAGATGATTATAATCCACTAATGGCATAAAATTATCAGTGACTGACCAGCCTCTAGTCGAAAAATGCATACCAATTTCAAGTTTCGGTCTTGTTACATGTCCATAATCaatatctaaatattttagtaGAGAGTTTTCTTCTAATGGAACATTATTCAATTTCCATAATTCAAGTgcttttaatttcttacCATAAGTGATTCGATTTAATATGTAATCTGCATTGTGAATCATAGGCATTATGTCCAACGCTGTATCTATTTCATAATCTAAAGAAGGATTTGATAACATCGTATCTAAAGAATATTCAAACTCCTCATCCGAAATTTGACTGTTTTTAGACGAAAtagaatttaaatttaatttaccGTCATATAACTGTCTAAGCTTTTTTATGTTTCTTTGTGATTTCTcataaaattgtttaacAGAAAAGATAGACGATGCTTTACAATTGTAAACAGATTTATCATATACTTCCTGTCCTTTGTTCCAAAACGAAAAATCATATCCAGGTATAGTTCTTTCTGTATTTgttgttatatttttcttaatttcgGTTATGTTATCAAAACTTACGTATAAGccttttgaatatttaatatctcTTATTCTTAAGTATTCGGCAGCAGATGatgtaataaatttgatgttATCTATAAGTGgattttcaattttcaattttttaatgttataattatttattgaatcCAAATGATCGAGATTTTCGGATGATATCCTTTTATTTGTGTTTATATTGTTGGTTTCGTAATTTGATAAATGTGTGATTTGTGGAGTGGATGCATGGacatttaattgattttgttcATAAATgtgatttatatttaccGTATTCTCTTTCTCTCTTTGTTTCTCACGCAATTGTTCTCTATAAAGGTCAAATTCTTGTAAAACTTTCACGTATGCAGCTCTTAATGAAGTAGATAACGAACTCATTATTCTTCCAGAGTAACCCAATTCTCTACCTATTTGAGCCCATAATTTCTGGGAACTAACTGTGTCAAACCCACCTCGCAGTTGAACACAGCTCCataatctatatatatctaattttcttttatctATGTTGGGTATTTTCGTTATATTcgtttttttaatatttttgtgaAATTGGAAAAGATCTTTATGAAACTCTAGTATCTTTTGTGCTTCGGTATCGAATGAAGATAGATATTGTTTTCTAGTCTTGAACCAAAACTGTTCATTTGCTAATTCGTGTGTTTCTATCAGATCGTTTGTTATGTTGAATCTAGGATCTGTTATTGTTAATTTCACTGCACCATATTTCTCCCCTAAGTCAGACACTGCCTCGTAAAATGCTATTGGGGTCTTAAACTTAAAGGCCTCAAAATCATCGATAATAAAACATGGGACTGAACCTTCTGGCAAAgtataatataattgtgAATTTTcatgatatattttaatattatttgtagAATCAGTGGTGAGAGTCAATTTTGTCTTATCAACCAGATTCAAATCAAATGGGTTTGCAAACGACCTTGACCTTGGTTGTgcatataaataattattaacattcctctgttgttgttttataGGTTTCTCCACTTTAACAGTTTCCgatttgatattattagtGACTTGAGAGTTCACATTGGTTGTTGCAATATCATTATCGCTAGAATTCAGAATATTACTTAATGAAAACTTATTACCTTTTTTGAAGTCATCAACAGGGATTTCCCTTACGGTCTCATCTTCAGTGAAACTATTCAACAAACTTGATATTTTCAAGGTCGATGGCTTACCATCCATTGCaaaaattgttcaattgCGATTTAGCTCTAACAACACCTTTAGAATATCTCCAACTAGAAATATGGAAGGATGCACGCCTATATTctacaaatttaaatataaagtaGAGAAAGCGGTTACTCAATGtcctatatatatttatagaattacatatatagtttattttttagCTACTTGATCGGAATTCTAAAAATTATGTCAGTGACAAGGAATGCCTGGCACGTGACAGGAGCGACACAGTTGATCTCAAGCACTCAGGGTTCCAGCAAGTGTCATACATTTCAAAAGGCATGATAttagtaatattaatataaaaggtagtcatatatatatttgataacaTAGAGAAGTAAAAAGActtgtaatatatatatacgttTCAAATATAGAATAGTATCATAAAAAGTTTGAGGAAGAAAAAGTAAAAGAACTGTTCATTGGccaaaacaaaaacaagaGCCGAATAGTGGTTGACAAATGCAATCACTGTTGATCATCGAATTGGTATCTGTTATGTCCTTGATTGCCCCCACGTTGGGATTGACCTTGGCTCCTAGTTGTCCTGCCGGAGGTGTTTCCCGATGCCATAGAATCCCCTTGGTCAATAGAGGATGGACCCCAGTCGCCTTCGCCTTCTTCGTAGTCACGAGGCATCTGTGACTTGAAACTACTATCACCAGCACCGTGTAGTTGCTGTCCTTGCAAGTTTTCCGAGCCTTGGAAGTTACGTCCACCACCGCCGGAGGTGTCCTGGTTGCTTCCTAGTCCCGAGCGGCCGCCGGAGCCGCCGGAGAAATCGTTTGGATCATAGTCGTACTCGTTCTGGTTTGTACCTCTCATTTGGCTACCTTGGTGGCCCAGACCGTATTGGGGTTGCTCTGTGCGTTGAGAACCTTGCTGGCGTTGGGAACCTTGTTGGCGTTGAGAACCTTGTTGATATTGTTGCTCACTCTGATCCTCCTCGTTCTTCCCTTGTAGTTTATCAGCGAATTTATTTAGTAGGTTAGACATCGTTTACTTATTTGTCGTTGTTGCAGTTATGGGTGTCTATGTTTCAAGAAATACATAACATCGAATCAAGAGATGTCCTATCGATATGCATCCAAGAGCTACTTATATATGTGAATacaattattgaaatagaAGTGAAAACAGGGACCTCAAAACCTCAATCGAACACTCCAGTTAGCAGTTGCAGACTAGTGCACCACAATAATTGTCCATGTTGATGTAACATATACCCTTAACCATTagatcattatttttatatagaAATCCTTAAATCAGTTAAGGTGACTGTTCCGCAACAACAACACATTAATGTATTTTATACTTATGCATTATTGTGTGGTCATGGATGACAATTGTAAGCCATTGATTAAAGAACAATCCATTTCCCTTTCTCTATCCCCCACGTCTTACCATAGTAATAGTAATACATATGCTTATATAcgtatataatatattcacacacacatataaCAGTGCTTACCCCGCCAATGGTGCGTTTTAACTGTTTTCCTTCTCTCAAATGTATAGTGATAGCCATCGCACTGGCATAACTCGTAAAGAGCAGTTCGAGAGAAAGTGGCCCTTTTTTGTCCCAAGTAggaaaaaacaaacaaaatgAGAACAGAGCCCACCAACCACACAGAGAGAGGGCCCGTTTGATGTTCCTAATGGGTTCACTTCTGCTATAGTGTGAAGAGAGGACACCACCGCATAAATCAGCGAC includes the following:
- the TPHA0E02680 gene encoding uncharacterized protein (similar to Saccharomyces cerevisiae SPT21 (YMR179W); ancestral locus Anc_6.252) encodes the protein MSESVYMNLKILYSLENSESIVTTYLSRSKTSKEVQVMTVALNSGGDNNETINSKIGAVPLHDVLDEIYESSPELIDHKVETQGFDYNIYYKDVCEIGEPLVSLGFLSKIRSQKENKELMVKSSAIENEDEDELIVIGSVCSNFASLLKKSYINSSKKGNNKLMGKLKDNVSIETLEIKLQFSKIFKQTVKPAATKYVKPAVKGVRSAVKRQTNPKPAPKAIRTQSLPIWNPMQVPGQALPASSIAHKIYMADKQNETKNSCNQPTNNSQKGRVNINSKVKINDSVSKRFDFMLKKKKTTKFVKSPNPNTATRAHRMNTTPVIMESNFASATFKEKSTKNINQIHRKNSIDFGDIANFANNKLSSNLKKVTNFEEQNSLEADKENIQPSTLNGKPNSSAINMNSNANAFNLLTSPDFNLKKDLDWLDDYDIFNSSIINNESVNVNALFTTPNDANACNTNQTEELDNDFPNSNDFEVQAVDMQTAVTNEIGRTSPMTKQHNNGNINADLDNSNDVDNTSIVFAPTSVINSPDGEKSVEISDNFVNSINVTSKRPCESELEYEVNNNIKKQRTIPSSPVNMFQYQATDDNDNDSVDPINSDDKNELFSSYINVKSYNYQNSHNSTPVSSYLANSSDALDDFQK
- the CHP1 gene encoding ribosome-associated Tef1p biogenesis chaperone CHP1 (similar to Saccharomyces cerevisiae YPL225W; ancestral locus Anc_6.249), with amino-acid sequence MSTFDAENADNLEDIEKQFAVVAVEQAETYWKLLTKIPGSKLKLTSMDDEIYTNFMEKFPEYKDLERLRKFEESELKSKDAKERWRLFCNEYEKSVEDYNFGTLLRTDASQEYGQFSTIFAVRIQFYAFEIARNRHGLNDWIVGK
- the MMT2 gene encoding Mmt2p (similar to Saccharomyces cerevisiae MMT1 (YMR177W) and MMT2 (YPL224C); ancestral locus Anc_6.248), with the translated sequence MNKVGLCNSGFEQLVCMNVKVLNKSNPYLFALRPSVLLLSRDLLKYSRGLNRSFHLISKLDSESKNNKDSNKRDILHKHEHEHASHSLGHSHTHKAANPLLVVSTEQFKKNPGVRITWIGLGINVGMTCGKFLGGIMFHSQALIADSVHALSDVVSDFLTLFSVGFAKTKPTPEYPNGNGKIETIGSLAVSSILTFAGVSIGWASFTSIVGPLIPATVIETITSLIGHVHVHSHTSIDDVTNVNAAWIAAASIVAKEWIFQATKKVAIQTNSNVLLANAWHHRVDSLTSLVALVTITSGYFFNIVSLDAVGGLLVSGLVIKAGATGMMSSVKELIDKSISHDEERYIEIKAGINESLKNLISNNNSGKPYQIKALDILASGPYYHVKLTLEVPAQKWDNVLSMREGENIIKYLRKALSKDFSDIIKLDVEFEDEIIPLTTEQIEEKRKQEKEELEEAKNFHDHYHGDILSHTHLDGELSYDNDLLGSDTTKATLESVAHSHNMDSCADQSHSHDHSHSQSHNHTDSNTQSR